A single window of Cryptococcus neoformans var. neoformans JEC21 chromosome 3 sequence DNA harbors:
- a CDS encoding u6 snRNA-associated sm-like protein lsm2, putative, producing MLIFSFFKTLTDQVITVELKNDLSITGTLKSVDQFLNIRLDNISVEDPERHPHMMAVKNCFIRGSVVRYVRMAARSVDTTLLEDATRREAKEGKK from the exons ATG ctcatcttctc TTTCTTCAAGACCCTTACAGACCAAGTGATCACCGTTGAGCTCAAAAATGACTTATCAATAACTGGGACTCTCAAATCTGTGGATCA GTTCCTCAACATCCGATTAGATAATATTAGCGTAGAGGACCCCGAAAGACATCCTCATATG ATGGCGGTCAAGAACTGTTTCATCCGAGGGTCTGTAGTACGGTATGTGCGGATGGCTGCGCGATCGGTGGACACTACGCTGCTGGAGGACGCTACGAGGCGAG AggcgaaggaaggaaagaagtaG
- a CDS encoding prenyltransferase, putative, protein MLLLSRTRLFPRPLLSPLSRPLPLRPRVLTTSAIRRASLPPTVPRVSTELVHPKEQQQQLPAQPPTVFDKILPQWAQGAKPYLYLTRLDKPIGSVLLYWPCAWSITMASTVNHLPPTTPLFYMSLFAVGALIMRGAGCTINDMWDWKMDAKVERTKTRPLAAGDVTQFGALTFLGAQLTAGLAVLTQLNWYSIVLGASSLGLVVIYPFMKRITYFPQVVLGFAFNWGALLGWSAVAGAVDWTIATPMYLGGAAWCVAYDIIYAHQDKKDDVIAGVKSMALRFPDTSRQVISTLSASFVSLLTFTGYMAGLGPLYYLISCGGAAAHLAWQCLTVNFDSRSDCWKKFSSNGWLGGLIWSGIAADYVQQVMFGVPA, encoded by the exons AtgcttctcctttcccgCACCCGTCTCTTCCCCCGCCCGCTCCTTTCTCCCCTTTCTCGACCCCTCCCACTCCGCCCACGCGTGCTCACCACCTCTGCCATCCGCCGCGCCTCTCTCCCCCCGACTGTCCCCCGCGTCTCCACAGAGCTCGTCCACCCCAAggagcaacaacaacaactgCCAGCGCAACCACCCACAGTCTTTGATAAAATCCTCCCACAATGGGCTCAAGGTGCCAAACCGTACCTCTACCTCACCAGGCTCGATAAACCCATCGGCTCCGTCCTTCTCTACTGGCCTTGCG CGTGGTCCATAACAATGGCATCTACAGTGAACCACCTTCCCCCTACCACTCCTCTATTCTACATGTCACTCTTCGCCGTCGGAGCACTCATCATGCGAGGTGCTGGGTGCACCATTAATGACATGTGGGACTGGAAGATGGACGCCAAGGTCG AGAGGACAAAGACAAGACCTTTGGCCGCCGGCGATGTTACTCAATTCGGGGCTCTCACATTCCTTGGAGCTCAGCTTACTGCCGGTCTTGCCGTGCTAACCCAACTTAACTGGTACAG CATCGTCCTGGGAGCTTCCTCGCTAGGATTGGTAGTCATCTACCCGTTCATGAAGCGTATCACATACTTCCCTCAAGTCGTGCTAG GCTTTGCATTTAACTGGGGTGCCCTTCTCGGCTGGTCAGCCGTTGCCGGTGCTGTTGACTGGACGATCGCGACGCCCATGTACCTCGGGGGTGCGGCTTGGTGTGTCGCCTACGACATCATCTACGCTCACCAG gacaagaaggacgaCGTCATCGCTGGTGTAAAGTCCATGGCCCTCCGATTCCCCGACACTTCTCGCCAAGTCATCTCCACTTTATCCGCTTCATTCgtctccctcctcaccTTTACTGGCTACATGGCCGGTCTCGGACCGCTATACTATCTCATTTCTTGTGGTGGTGCCGCTGCTCATCTCGCTTGGCAATGCTTAACTGTCAACTTTGACAGCCGATCTGACTGCTGGAAAAAGTTTAGTTCTAATGGATGGCTAGGTGGCTTGATCTGGTCTGGTATCGCGGCAGACTACGTCCAGCAGGTCATGTTCGGGGTGCCTGCTTGA